In one window of Clavelina lepadiformis chromosome 4, kaClaLepa1.1, whole genome shotgun sequence DNA:
- the LOC143452545 gene encoding PIH1 domain-containing protein 1-like, which translates to MEQGDTDRTSELFNVGSKLEGMSDEEIQELYQNLLTSNDSNTPPASEHNWSKIKPTPGCCIKTKNTKTNEKVFINICTSSSVPTPDSITEEKLLKMLDNLENPNQMVDYKVPMSVGPPHAEIDNKGNGCTAYDVIISPNYLHTINNSKIFFGFFMSIVFEALLNKHEVDLERKWILLKTKKFLGSLDNQAVRKQTLIQELPSSTSPLVSEVASAKKPKFEIVKEPENDPDFLIAEIKLPEIKSAKSVIVDVGKDRLVVCTRPKLYELDIFLPYSLVQEECGSQFNIQSHILTITMPVLKH; encoded by the coding sequence ATGGAGCAAGGCGACACTGATCGAACTTCGGAACTTTTCAACGTAGGATCCAAACTGGAGGGTATGTCGGATGAGGAGATTCAAGAGCTTTATCAGAATCTACTCACTTCCAATGATTCAAACACTCCTCCGGCTTCAGAACACAATTGGAGCAAGATCAAACCGACACCTGGATGCTGCATAAAGactaaaaacacaaaaacaaacgagAAAGTCTTCATAAATATCTGCACATCGAGTAGTGTGCCTACTCCAGATAGCATCACTGAAGAAAAGCTCTTAAAGATGCTTGATAATCTGGAAAACCCCAATCAAATGGTCGATTACAAAGTTCCCATGAGTGTCGGGCCCCCACATGCTGAGATTGATAATAAAGGGAATGGATGCACCgcttatgatgtcataatcagTCCAAATTATTTGCATACCATCAACAATAGCAAgatattttttggtttttttaTGAGTATTGTGTTTGAGGCTTTGCTGAACAAACACGAGGTTGATTTGGAGAGGAAGTGGATTTTATTGAAGACGAAAAAGTTTTTAGGCAGTTTGGATAACCAGGCCGTCAGAAAACAAACTCTCATCCAAGAACTTCCTTCGTCAACTAGCCCACTCGTATCAGAAGTTGCCTCTGCTAAGAAGCCAAAATTTGAGATTGTGAAAGAACCAGAAAACGATCCTGATTTCCTCATTGCTGAAATAAAGCTGCCTGAAATTAAAAGCGCAAAATCAGTCATCGTCGATGTTGGAAAGGATCGTCTTGTTGTTTGTACTCGGCCTAAATTGTACGAGCTCGATATTTTTCTACCTTACAGCTTAGTACAAGAAGAATGTGGCTCCCAATTCAATATTCAATCACATATTCTCACCATTACCATGCCTGTCTTGAAACACTGA
- the LOC143452546 gene encoding ubiquitin-conjugating enzyme E2 C-like, whose product MSSQNVNPATVVVNSANSRKAKDTTATKKDSVSVKKRLQQELMGLMMSAEKGVSAFPEGDNLFHWVGTIEGPKDTVYEGLKYRLTLEFSSAYPYEPPTVRFHTPCFHPNVDEHGNICLDILKEKWSALYEVRTILLSIQSLLGEPNNESPLNVQAADMWSSQAVYKKHLLNHYEKHAKSTL is encoded by the exons atgtcATCGCAGAATGTCAATCCTGCTACAGTTGTGGTAAACTCAGCAAACTCCAGAAAAGCAAAAGATACCACAGCAACGAAAAAAGATTCTGTTTCAGTTAAGAAGcg GTTGCAGCAAGAACTCATGGGGCTAATG ATGTCAGCAGAAAAAGGCGTTTCTGCATTTCCGGAAGGCGACAATCTATTTCACTGGGTTGGTACGATAGAGGGGCCTAAAGATACG GTTTATGAAGGGTTGAAGTACAGGTTAACCCTTGAATTTTCAAGCGCATACCCCTATGAGCCCCCTACTGTTCGCTTTCACACACCGTGCTTTCACCCCAATGTTGACGAGCATGGCAACATCTGTCTtgacattttaaaagaaaagtgGTCAGCGCTGTATGAAGTCCGCACCATACTGTTGTCTATCCAATCATTATTAGGAG AACCAAATAATGAAAGTCCTTTAAACGTTCAAGCGGCAGACATGTGGTCTTCACAAGCAG tttaCAAGAAGCATCTATTAAATCATTATGAGAAACATGCAAAGAgtactttatga
- the LOC143452254 gene encoding ras-related protein Rab-2 has translation MSYAYLFKYIIIGDTGVGKSCLLLQFTDKRFQPVHDLTIGVEFGARMITIDGKQIKLQIWDTAGQESFRSITRSYYRGAAGALLVYDITRRDTFNHLTTWLEDARQHSSSNMVIMLIGNKSDLEARREVKKEEGEAFAREHGLIFMETSAKTAANVEDAFIDTAKEIYEKIQEGVFDINNEANGIKIGPQHSPSSSGGSGGRPRPQADGGGCC, from the exons ATGTCTTACgcttatttatttaaatacatCATCATCGGAGACACAG gTGTGGGCAAGTCATGTTTGTTGCTTCAGTTTACAGATAAAAGGTTTCAGCCAGTGCATGACTTAACCATTG GTGTCGAATTTGGGGCACGCATGATAACAATCGATGGAAAGCAAATCAAACTACAGATATGGGACACT GCCGGACAGGAATCGTTTCGTTCGATTACTCGGTCCTACTACAGAGGGGCAGCTGGTGCCCTGCttgtttatgacatcacaag AAGGGACACGTTCAACCATCTCACAACGTGGTTAGAAGATGCAAGACAGCACTCCTCCTCCAACATGGTGATCATGCTCATCGGAAACAAGAG TGACTTAGAAGCTCGCCGAGAAGTTAAAAAAGAAGAGGGAGAAGCTTTCGCTCGAGAACACGGACTCATTTTCATGGAAACTTCTGCTAAGACAGCAGCAAATGTTGAAGAT GCTTTTATTGACACAGCAAAAGAAATCTATGAAAAGATACAGGAAGGAGTGTTTGATATTAACAACGAG GCAAACGGGATAAAGATCGGGCCCCAGCACTCTCCCTCCTCTAGTGGAGGTTCCGGTGGTCGTCCACGGCCCCAGGCCGATGGTGGTGGCTGTTGCTAA
- the LOC143451959 gene encoding dnaJ homolog subfamily A member 1-like, whose product MKMVKETKFYDLLGASPRSTESELKKAYRKLALKCHPDKNPNDPTALEKFKEISYAYEVLSDSKKRKLYDEGGEQALKEGGPGGAPHSAFDIFDMFFGGGGSRHRQPSKGKDVVHQLKVTLEDMYNGTTKRLSLQKNVICEKCDGRGGKEGAVSKCGSCRGTGIQVKIHQIGPGMMQQIQSMCRECDGKGERINAKDRCKNCNGKKVIKQSKILEVHVDKGMNEGQKVVFHGEGDQEPDLEAGDVIIVLVEKEHSVFHRQNEDLLLKMDLSITEALCGFQRVIKTLDSREIVVSTLPGEVIKYGDIKCVIGEGMPIYRDPFQKGRMIVQFKVEFPPNHWTTAQNIKKLERLLPPKDEVIMTDDMEEVGLQDYDPNHRSSAGGRNAYDEDDEDQPRGMQCQSH is encoded by the exons ATGAAAATggttaaagaaacaaaattctaTGATCTTCTTGGAGCTTCGCCGAGATCAACTGAAAGTGAATTAAAAAAAGCTTATCGCAAACTCGCCTTAAAATGTCATCCTGATAAAAACCCCAACGATCCAACAGCATTAGAAAAG TTTAAAGAAATCTCCTACGCATATGAAGTGTTAAGTGACTCCAAGAAACGGAAATTATATGATGAAGGGGGTGAACAGGCACTTAAAGAAGGGGGTCCAGGAGGTGCCCCACACTCCGCTTTTGACATCTTTGATATGTTTTTTGGTGGTGGAG GAAGCCGGCATCGGCAGCCCAGTAAAGGAAAAGACGTTGTACATCAGTTGAAAGTCACCCTTGAAGATATGTACAATGGCACCACCAAGCGGTTGTCTCTTCAAAAAAACGTAATTTGCGAGAAGTGCGATGGTCGCGGTGGCAAAGAGGGCGCTGTGAGCAAGTGCGGTTCGTGTCGTGGAACCGGCATCCAAGTTAAAATTCATCAAATCGGACCAGGAATGATGCAACAG ATCCAGTCCATGTGTCGTGAATGCGATGGCAAGGGCGAGAGAATTAATGCCAAGGACCGGTGTAAGAACTGTAATGGCAAGAAGGTGATCAAACAGAGCAAGATTCTTGAAGTCCACGTTGACAAAG GAATGAACGAGGGTCAAAAGGTAGTTTTCCACGGAGAGGGCGACCAGGAACCAGACTTAGAAGCTGGTGATGTCATTATCGTGTTGGTCGAGAAAGAACACTCTGTATTTCACAG ACAAAACGAGGATCTTTTATTAAAGATGGACCTTTCCATCACTGAAGCTCTCTGTGGCTTCCAGAGAGTGATCAAGACATTAGATTCACGTGAAATTGTCGTCTCAACACTACCCG GTGAGGTGATAAAATATGGCGACATCAAGTGTGTGATCGGGGAAGGAATGCCTATTTATCGCGACCCGTTCCAAAAGGGACGAATGATCGTACAATTCAAGGTGGAATTCCCCCCTAACCACTGGACCACCGCTCAGAACATCAAGAAACTCGAACGTCTGCTGCCACCCAAAGATGAGGTCATAATGACTGACGACATGGAGGAAGTAGGGCTCCAGGA TTATGATCCCAATCACCGTTCTTCAGCTGGAGGAAGAAATGCTTACGACGAGGATGATGAGGACCAACCACGCGGGATGCAGTGCCAGAGCCATTAG